A portion of the Actinomycetota bacterium genome contains these proteins:
- a CDS encoding fumarylacetoacetate hydrolase family protein: MLTRLARFQRLDPGDLVVTGTPGGTARDPG, encoded by the coding sequence GTGCTGACGCGGCTGGCCCGGTTCCAGCGGCTGGATCCGGGTGACCTGGTCGTCACCGGCACCCCCGGCGGTACCGCCCGCGACCCGGGCTGA